The following are encoded together in the Desulfofundulus luciae genome:
- a CDS encoding (Fe-S)-binding protein has protein sequence MNDDAGAAKYQINRCSKCGSCREVCPVFSEMGGEPWVARARVQLANAAIEGQIDFSRRFREIMESCLLCKACVTHCPNGVRVDKLVLWARQEAVRKQGLPFIKKSILRNVLRYNHRLELLARVLAAYRATGLRLTRKEGLLPPVRVAPFRRLARIKKLGKPSLLVAYFTGCMTQYVYHQTGSALLDVLTENNVQVVLPEQYCCGMPALAAGDSQTVRELARGNVESIMKTGVDYIVTDCPTCGEMLKSYGELLGEDAAGDFSSKVQDISYFLAHTVGFREPAGKLPLVVTYHDPCHLKRGQGIWSEPRKILAAIPGLSLKEMAESDWCCGSAGSFGLTYYELSMKILRRKVENIRATGAQAVVTGCPSCRLQIEYGLNQAGIFIPVLHTLELLSRVYGPANASLSLPSVCQRQELVAPTANN, from the coding sequence TTGAACGATGACGCCGGTGCCGCCAAATACCAGATAAACCGCTGCAGTAAATGCGGGTCGTGCCGGGAAGTGTGTCCCGTTTTTTCCGAGATGGGGGGCGAGCCCTGGGTGGCCCGGGCCAGGGTACAACTGGCCAATGCCGCTATAGAAGGTCAAATTGATTTTTCCCGGCGGTTTAGGGAGATCATGGAAAGCTGTCTCCTGTGCAAGGCCTGTGTTACTCACTGTCCGAACGGCGTAAGGGTGGACAAGCTTGTCCTCTGGGCCAGGCAGGAGGCGGTGCGCAAACAAGGGCTACCTTTCATCAAGAAGTCCATTCTGCGCAACGTTTTGCGCTACAATCACAGGCTAGAACTGTTAGCCAGGGTTTTAGCAGCTTACCGGGCGACGGGCCTGCGTTTGACCAGAAAAGAAGGCCTTTTGCCGCCTGTTCGTGTAGCCCCTTTCAGGCGGTTGGCACGCATAAAAAAGCTGGGAAAACCTTCACTTTTGGTTGCTTATTTCACCGGCTGCATGACTCAGTATGTGTATCATCAGACGGGTTCGGCCTTGCTGGACGTGTTAACCGAAAACAACGTCCAGGTGGTGCTTCCCGAGCAGTACTGCTGCGGGATGCCTGCCCTGGCTGCCGGAGACAGCCAGACAGTGCGCGAACTGGCCAGGGGCAATGTGGAAAGTATTATGAAAACGGGTGTTGATTACATCGTTACTGATTGCCCTACCTGTGGCGAGATGTTGAAAAGTTACGGAGAGTTGCTTGGGGAAGATGCCGCAGGGGACTTTAGTTCCAAGGTTCAGGATATATCTTACTTTCTGGCGCATACGGTTGGCTTCCGGGAACCTGCCGGAAAGTTGCCCCTGGTTGTCACCTACCACGACCCCTGTCATTTGAAACGGGGTCAGGGTATCTGGTCGGAACCGAGAAAAATTCTGGCCGCTATTCCGGGGCTTTCCCTCAAAGAAATGGCTGAGAGCGACTGGTGCTGTGGTTCGGCGGGTTCCTTCGGTCTTACCTATTACGAGCTTTCCATGAAAATACTCAGGCGTAAGGTAGAAAACATCAGGGCTACCGGTGCTCAAGCGGTGGTTACGGGCTGTCCTTCCTGCCGCCTGCAAATTGAGTACGGCCTGAACCAGGCGGGTATTTTTATTCCCGTATTGCACACGTTGGAATTATTGAGCCGGGTGTACGGCCCAGCCAACGCCTCCCTTTCCTTACCTTCAGTTTGCCAACGGCAGGAATTGGTTGCCCCCACAGCGAATAATTAA
- a CDS encoding sporulation protein, translated as MSLWDNLKRKVFPDLSLDVRLSSLEYVQGGTIQGEVLLKAVKTSRRIKGIRLELLEEWHEGEEGEKRRHRQRETAVKMDLAREMTVDPGKVLELPFTLHLPLNLVISSDHHRCFLRVQVVIAFAPDVTRMIELTIRPSPAITAVWEALSWHLGFASCGLTSTSRQQVFKFCSGPGTPTDFRHIEHIEMIFVNEEDGLRIHMKAKVDLLGNLDADNYFTLFIPYQEMFRSDGTPAHQCIGETQV; from the coding sequence TTGAGTTTATGGGATAACTTAAAAAGGAAAGTTTTCCCCGATCTCTCCCTGGATGTGCGCTTGTCCTCCCTGGAGTATGTCCAGGGAGGGACGATACAAGGGGAAGTTCTTTTAAAAGCGGTAAAAACTTCCCGGCGCATCAAGGGGATACGGCTGGAATTACTGGAGGAATGGCATGAGGGAGAGGAAGGGGAGAAGAGACGTCACCGGCAAAGGGAAACCGCGGTCAAAATGGACCTGGCCAGGGAAATGACCGTAGATCCGGGCAAAGTATTGGAATTGCCTTTCACCTTGCACCTGCCCTTGAACCTGGTCATCAGCAGTGATCACCACCGTTGTTTTTTGCGTGTACAGGTGGTGATTGCCTTTGCCCCCGATGTCACCCGCATGATCGAACTGACCATAAGGCCTTCCCCGGCCATCACTGCCGTATGGGAAGCCTTGTCCTGGCATTTGGGCTTTGCCTCCTGTGGCCTTACCTCTACTTCCCGGCAGCAAGTATTTAAATTTTGTTCCGGTCCCGGTACACCCACCGATTTTCGCCACATTGAACACATTGAAATGATTTTTGTAAACGAAGAGGACGGACTGCGCATTCACATGAAGGCAAAGGTTGACCTGTTAGGCAATCTTGATGCCGATAATTATTTCACCCTTTTCATTCCCTATCAGGAAATGTTCCGATCCGATGGTACGCCGGCTCACCAG
- a CDS encoding FAD-binding oxidoreductase, whose product MKNLAKHLKRILGKEKVFTAPEDCLCYSYDGTFKTGVPGVVVRPSSTEEVAAVMKLASRERIPVIPRGAGTGLSGGAVPLEGSLVIDLTAMNRIVKIDPAEMLAVVEPGVITAYLHKTVENMGLFYPPDPSSANVSTIGGNIAECAGGPRGLKYGVTRDYVLGVQVVLASGEVIQCGGETVKNASGYDLRGLFVGSEGTLGIITRANLRLLPKPQARQTILADFKTIEEAAGTITAIIGAGVIPAALEIMDDVTIRCVENFLHAGLPLDVEAILLMEVDGPAVSLPGQVKTIATLCRQHGAARVKVAETEAEGAELWRARKAVSPAVVQVKPTKISEDATVPRSNIPAMIRGIREIARKYNLIIAIFGHAGDGNLHPNILIDKSNPEEMERAEAAIEEMFKLALSLGGTLSGEHGIGLLKAPFLEMEFGKAGVAVMRRIKEALDPLGILNPGKIFGGISS is encoded by the coding sequence ATGAAAAATCTTGCTAAACACCTGAAAAGGATCCTGGGCAAAGAAAAAGTTTTTACCGCCCCGGAAGATTGCCTTTGCTATTCCTACGATGGCACTTTTAAGACCGGTGTTCCCGGGGTGGTGGTACGCCCTTCGTCAACCGAAGAGGTGGCGGCGGTGATGAAACTGGCTTCTCGAGAAAGAATTCCCGTGATACCCCGGGGGGCCGGAACCGGTTTGAGCGGTGGTGCCGTACCTTTGGAAGGGAGCCTGGTCATTGACCTGACGGCGATGAACAGGATTGTTAAAATAGACCCCGCTGAGATGCTGGCCGTGGTGGAGCCCGGTGTCATTACCGCCTACCTGCACAAAACGGTGGAAAATATGGGACTTTTTTACCCACCCGATCCCTCCAGTGCCAATGTCTCTACCATTGGGGGCAATATTGCCGAGTGCGCGGGAGGCCCCCGGGGGTTGAAATACGGCGTGACCAGGGATTATGTGTTGGGTGTCCAGGTGGTTCTAGCCAGCGGGGAAGTAATTCAGTGCGGGGGCGAGACCGTAAAAAATGCCAGCGGATACGATCTGCGCGGTCTTTTCGTAGGTTCCGAGGGTACGCTGGGCATCATCACCCGGGCTAACTTGCGCCTGCTCCCGAAACCCCAGGCCAGGCAAACCATCCTGGCGGACTTTAAAACCATCGAAGAGGCAGCCGGGACCATCACCGCCATAATTGGCGCCGGGGTTATTCCCGCGGCCCTGGAAATAATGGACGATGTGACCATTCGCTGCGTGGAAAATTTTTTGCATGCCGGTTTGCCCCTTGATGTGGAAGCCATCCTTTTGATGGAGGTGGACGGCCCGGCTGTATCCCTGCCCGGCCAGGTCAAGACCATAGCCACCCTGTGCCGGCAGCACGGTGCCGCCAGGGTGAAGGTGGCCGAAACAGAAGCGGAAGGGGCAGAACTGTGGAGGGCAAGGAAGGCCGTTTCCCCGGCCGTAGTGCAGGTAAAGCCCACCAAAATTTCCGAAGATGCCACCGTCCCCCGGAGCAATATTCCGGCTATGATCAGGGGGATCAGGGAAATTGCGCGCAAGTACAACCTGATCATTGCTATATTTGGCCATGCCGGGGACGGCAATTTGCATCCCAATATTTTGATCGATAAAAGCAACCCGGAGGAAATGGAACGGGCGGAAGCGGCGATTGAGGAAATGTTCAAACTGGCCCTTTCCCTGGGCGGCACGCTTTCCGGTGAACACGGAATAGGCCTGCTCAAAGCTCCCTTTTTGGAGATGGAGTTTGGCAAAGCCGGTGTAGCAGTGATGCGACGGATTAAAGAAGCCCTGGATCCCCTGGGCATTTTGAACCCGGGCAAAATCTTCGGAGGGATCAGCAGTTGA